The Brevibacillus humidisoli DNA segment AATTCCTCGGATGACCACTTCCGCCAGTTTGCGAGCGCTTACATCTTTCAGACTGCCGCCAAACGAACCAATCGGTGTTCGCCCGGCTGCGACAATGACGACTGGATCCATCATGTACCCTCTTCCCTTCATGCTTTTTTTTCATTATCGCACAGGCGGGTTACAAGCGTCACCCACTCTCCGCTGATTCGCTCAGCGATCGGTGAGAATCCTGCTTCCCGGTATGCCTGCTCCACCATCTCTCGGCTCCACTCCACGATCCCCGAGAGAATCACCGTCCCTCCCCACGCCAGGGAGCGGAGCACGACCGGCAGCATTGCCACGTCCTCTTCGGCACCAATATTGATCAGGATCAGGTCTGCATCACGGGGCAGCTGTTCTGCTGCCGCCGGTTCCAGCGGATCTCCGATTACAACCTGTACAGCTTGTTTGGGCAAGTGGTTCAGCGAGCAGTTGTGATCGATCTGATCGGCAGCAGCCGGATTGATGTCGATGGCATAGACCGGCCAGGAAGCGCCGTTCTTGGCACAGAAAATAGACAAGATGCCTGAACCGGAGCCGATGTCCAACACACGCTTGTCAGTGAGCGGAAGCTCCTGCAGCAGGTAGAGGATATCCTGCGTCGTTCCGTGATAACCTGTGCCAAAAGCAGCCCCCGGATCGATCCACAGTACACGTGAAAGATCCTCAACAACTCCCTCCCCCGACCAGGAAGGAGCGATATGCCACTCTCCGACCTGCACCGGCTCGAACTGCTGCTGCCAGCTCTCGTGTTCTTCCCGTACCTTCTCTACC contains these protein-coding regions:
- a CDS encoding 50S ribosomal protein L11 methyltransferase, giving the protein MSRSIQGEGVWSELSAYWLKYTLQLDPKLEESFAEELASSPYTLGWMEPGIDVIRTDNGYDYRERDDVPLTAYLFEPLTDGQEERVEQLQHVLEKWAGQVTLLKVEKVREEHESWQQQFEPVQVGEWHIAPSWSGEGVVEDLSRVLWIDPGAAFGTGYHGTTQDILYLLQELPLTDKRVLDIGSGSGILSIFCAKNGASWPVYAIDINPAAADQIDHNCSLNHLPKQAVQVVIGDPLEPAAAEQLPRDADLILINIGAEEDVAMLPVVLRSLAWGGTVILSGIVEWSREMVEQAYREAGFSPIAERISGEWVTLVTRLCDNEKKA